In Symmachiella dynata, the following are encoded in one genomic region:
- a CDS encoding sulfotransferase family protein: MNDVDTDTMSDKVVVQHGNLCPVILVGHGSSGTSIFSRLLRNHLRVSFGTESQFIVDYYRRLNRYGDLSDDANLRKLIADISGERWFQRCHKKFGFTFDPQAAFSAVTQRTYRGVLDAIFLQLAQYNEMAPRWGDKTPGYATDLPVIGEICPDAKYIHLARDGRDVALSVMGRFWGAQNIYTAAQEWIEAVDAIDEFLQTLPAEQKLEITYEQLLSNPVPTFDAVIEFLEIEPREALLKELEPLLNEQLDAGNFDKWRKKMTPAQRRQFEQFAQPQLQRYGYETEFEPTDYHPSALAKMYWRCQNKALQYRYPDYWKDNVYKARKLISDRLRSLRG, from the coding sequence GTGAACGATGTTGACACTGATACGATGAGCGACAAAGTTGTAGTCCAACATGGCAATCTGTGTCCGGTGATCCTGGTGGGCCACGGGAGTTCCGGGACGTCGATCTTTTCGCGGCTACTGCGGAATCACCTCCGTGTCAGCTTTGGGACGGAAAGTCAGTTCATCGTCGACTATTACCGTCGATTGAACCGTTACGGCGACTTAAGCGACGACGCGAATCTTCGCAAGCTGATCGCGGACATCAGCGGCGAACGCTGGTTTCAACGTTGCCACAAGAAATTCGGTTTTACGTTCGATCCACAGGCGGCGTTTTCCGCCGTCACGCAGCGGACGTATCGCGGTGTGTTGGATGCGATCTTTTTGCAACTCGCTCAGTACAACGAGATGGCTCCTCGCTGGGGGGATAAGACTCCTGGCTATGCGACCGATCTGCCGGTCATTGGTGAGATTTGTCCCGATGCCAAGTACATTCATCTCGCCCGCGATGGCCGTGATGTGGCGTTGTCGGTGATGGGACGTTTTTGGGGCGCGCAGAATATCTATACGGCGGCTCAAGAATGGATCGAAGCGGTCGATGCCATCGACGAATTTCTGCAAACATTGCCCGCCGAGCAAAAACTGGAGATCACCTACGAACAGTTGCTCTCCAATCCGGTTCCGACTTTCGATGCCGTCATCGAGTTCTTAGAGATTGAGCCTCGCGAGGCATTGCTCAAAGAGTTGGAGCCGCTGCTGAACGAACAACTCGACGCGGGCAATTTCGACAAATGGCGCAAGAAGATGACCCCTGCCCAGCGCCGGCAGTTCGAGCAATTCGCGCAGCCGCAACTGCAGCGGTACGGGTATGAAACCGAATTCGAACCGACCGACTATCACCCCTCGGCACTGGCCAAAATGTACTGGCGCTGCCAAAATAAAGCTCTGCAGTACCGGTATCCCGACTACTGGAAAGACAACGTGTACAAGGCGCGCAAATTGATCAGTGATCGTTTGCGTTCGCTACGCGGTTAA
- a CDS encoding alpha/beta hydrolase family protein yields MQVKRIGLLLMVLVGIVGPYKVASGQESKTTVNNGNVVLEDIPPVPPEIVADLNRYQNIRSAYLRAWSRDGKSLFITTRFGEVSQIHRVDQPAGARTQITFFQEPIGGVSRQPDGELLNFTMDAGGNETSQIFLLNPDSGDYRMLSDGKSRHRYVLWTPDGTAVAYQSTRRNGRTNDVWLTNLADEKSELLWEAPDNTAWIPADFTQDGRQLLIQQYVSVTDSRVHLLDRETGKQRLLVGSAEHPSRNLVEFANSFDADGQGVFFITDRASDFAQLAYLNLEDLSVEIITGDIPWDVEQFALSQDRTRGAFTINAGGISRLYLFNPADKTYAPVESIPQGIFNSIAFSPDNSQLAMTISSPTSPSDVYVLSLDEKPLEHGELERWTFSEVGGLDTTQFIEPKLISYPTFDKVDGRQREIPAFYYRPRGEGPFPVVIVIHGGPESQFRPRFSGTFQLWADKLGIAVIAPNVRGSDGYGKEYLRLDNGKLREDSVKDIGALLDWIGTRPDLDKERVAVFGGSYGGYMVLASVVHYSERLKAAIDIVGISNFVTFLKNTKDYRRDLRRVEYGDERDPDMRAFLESISPTNHVDKMTTPLLVIQGQNDPRVPVTEAEQIVKRLREQGTKVWYMNALNEGHGYRKKENVDLYQQVVVMFLKKHLLGK; encoded by the coding sequence ATGCAAGTCAAAAGAATCGGTTTGTTGTTGATGGTCCTTGTGGGGATTGTCGGTCCCTACAAGGTGGCAAGCGGCCAAGAATCCAAAACGACCGTCAATAACGGCAATGTCGTGCTGGAGGATATTCCGCCGGTTCCGCCTGAAATCGTGGCGGATTTGAACCGATATCAGAACATCCGTTCCGCCTATTTGCGCGCCTGGTCCCGCGACGGTAAAAGCCTGTTCATCACGACCCGTTTCGGCGAAGTGTCGCAAATCCATCGGGTCGACCAACCGGCCGGCGCCCGGACGCAGATTACTTTTTTCCAAGAGCCAATCGGCGGCGTCAGTCGTCAACCGGACGGTGAGTTACTCAATTTTACGATGGACGCAGGCGGCAACGAAACCTCGCAGATTTTCTTGCTCAATCCTGACTCGGGCGATTACCGGATGCTCAGCGACGGCAAGTCGCGGCATCGGTATGTCCTCTGGACACCCGACGGAACGGCCGTCGCCTATCAAAGCACACGCCGCAACGGCCGCACCAACGATGTGTGGCTGACCAACTTAGCCGACGAAAAAAGCGAGTTGCTTTGGGAAGCTCCTGACAACACCGCTTGGATCCCCGCCGACTTCACCCAAGACGGCCGGCAATTGTTGATTCAACAGTACGTCAGCGTAACCGACTCGCGCGTCCATCTGTTGGATCGTGAAACAGGCAAGCAACGATTACTGGTCGGATCGGCCGAACACCCGTCGCGGAATCTCGTCGAGTTTGCCAACAGTTTTGACGCCGACGGGCAGGGGGTCTTTTTCATCACCGATCGCGCCTCCGACTTCGCACAATTGGCTTACCTGAATCTTGAGGATCTTTCGGTCGAGATCATTACCGGCGATATCCCTTGGGACGTCGAACAATTCGCCCTCAGCCAAGACCGCACGCGCGGTGCTTTTACCATCAACGCCGGCGGGATCAGCCGGTTGTACCTATTCAATCCGGCCGACAAGACCTACGCGCCCGTCGAGTCAATCCCGCAAGGCATCTTCAATTCGATTGCCTTCAGTCCCGACAATTCGCAATTGGCGATGACCATCAGTTCGCCCACGTCACCCAGTGATGTGTACGTTCTGTCGCTTGACGAGAAACCGCTTGAGCATGGTGAACTGGAGCGGTGGACGTTCAGTGAAGTGGGTGGTTTGGATACTACGCAGTTCATCGAACCAAAATTGATTAGTTATCCCACCTTCGACAAAGTCGACGGCCGGCAACGCGAAATCCCGGCGTTTTATTATCGTCCTCGCGGCGAGGGGCCTTTTCCTGTCGTGATCGTGATTCACGGCGGACCGGAATCGCAGTTTCGGCCGCGGTTTTCCGGGACATTTCAACTCTGGGCGGACAAACTGGGGATCGCCGTCATTGCTCCCAACGTGCGTGGCTCGGATGGGTATGGCAAAGAGTATCTGCGGTTGGATAACGGCAAACTCCGCGAGGACTCGGTCAAGGATATTGGCGCCTTGCTCGATTGGATCGGCACGCGGCCCGATCTGGATAAAGAGCGGGTGGCTGTGTTCGGCGGCAGTTATGGCGGATACATGGTGCTCGCCAGCGTGGTGCATTACAGCGAGCGATTGAAAGCGGCCATCGACATCGTGGGCATTAGCAACTTTGTGACGTTTTTGAAAAACACCAAGGACTATCGCCGCGACCTGCGCCGCGTGGAATATGGCGACGAACGCGATCCCGACATGCGGGCCTTTTTGGAGAGCATCTCGCCGACGAACCACGTCGATAAAATGACAACACCGCTACTCGTCATCCAAGGCCAAAACGATCCCCGTGTGCCGGTCACCGAAGCCGAACAAATCGTCAAACGCCTGCGAGAGCAGGGGACTAAGGTCTGGTACATGAACGCCCTCAACGAAGGACACGGCTACCGCAAAAAAGAAAACGTCGACCTGTACCAACAAGTTGTCGTGATGTTCCTCAAAAAACATCTACTCGGCAAATAA
- a CDS encoding efflux RND transporter permease subunit gives MQFLEALLRNPVKVAVGVLLVSLFGIIAMVTMPKQLTPEVETPVLRIETRWPGASPQEIEREIVQEQEEQLKSVEGLIKMSSECMDSEGRITLEFIIGMDIDEAMLKVNTRLQQVREYPIDALEPMISTRNVSDRAIARFVLTARPPTKEQVATFAEAHPDLKEALQPVVRAANPGLAVFRLNNLYEEIGEEHPELKEVMPAEIDLQKLRRFAENVIETRLERVPGVADAEVYGGMEEELQVVVDPARLAARQLTIDDVRRVLQSQNQDTSGGDLWEGKRRWVVRTLGQFRSPEQVGNQLLAVRDGMPVYIRDVAEVAVGYKKPTSISRRYGVSSNGLSVQRQTGANVLEVMQGLREATVELNEGVLKHRNLELYQYYDETTYINAAISRVQQNIFIGGALTMIVLMLFLHRGLRTMLLMPLIAATAMAAAYISPWYALLCLALIVGAGFWYARGALIVGLAIPISIVGTFLLLGIAGRSLNVISLAGMSFAVGMLVDNAVVVLENIHRRFQLGESAMTAAARGTQEVWGAVVASTLTTIAVFLPVVFVEEMSGQLFRDIALAISFAVGLSLIVSFTVIPTAASRLFRVGGEKRHEQDSSNNNLNGNGHKAQGAKARSAASSVRKVSGILGKFGTLFVEMIVGINRWIQHSKIRSVAVVLLLLGVSIALSYQFWPKVEYLPGGNRNFVFMFISPPPGYNMDQLLEMGTQIEEELQPYWDLDEEGMNDKNSEYPGINYYFYVVRGRRVFMGARSADPKRVHELIPLLKKVGSKFPGTIGVAKQSSLFERGITGGRTIDVEITGPDLKELVTMGQKVLGQVKQIMPEAQALPQPSLDLSSPEIHLEPRLVEAAEMGVTAQELGYTVNSLVDGAYAGDYFVGGEKIDVTIMGSNSTETHTHDLASLPIATPTGQLVPLGALADITLQSGPEQINRRERLRAITIQVSPPPEIPLEEARERIEQEIVNPILSEIAVDGEYMINISGTADKLEETWEALKWNLALALAITYLLMAALFESWLYPFVIILTVPLGAVGGLLGLRFLNVFILQPLDVLTMLGFIILIGTVVNNAILIVHQSLHHMRVEGMTPKEAIPESVRNRIRPIFITTMTTVLGLLPLVLFPGEGSELYRGLGSVVLGGLLVSTIFTLILVPTVFTLTLGVKQYIVDFPNRRKRVLAAPGVAIDADSNRDLEKTVEQPEPEPAVEADV, from the coding sequence ATGCAGTTTCTTGAAGCACTTTTACGAAATCCGGTCAAAGTCGCCGTTGGCGTACTCTTAGTCTCGCTATTCGGCATCATTGCCATGGTGACGATGCCCAAGCAGTTGACGCCGGAAGTGGAAACCCCCGTGCTGCGGATCGAAACCCGTTGGCCTGGTGCTTCGCCGCAAGAGATCGAACGCGAAATTGTGCAGGAGCAAGAGGAGCAGCTCAAGTCGGTCGAAGGCCTGATCAAGATGTCCTCCGAGTGCATGGATTCCGAAGGGCGGATTACGCTGGAATTCATTATTGGGATGGACATCGATGAAGCGATGCTTAAGGTCAACACGCGTTTGCAACAGGTGCGCGAGTATCCGATCGATGCGTTGGAACCGATGATTAGCACGCGGAATGTTTCCGACCGCGCGATCGCCCGATTTGTGCTCACCGCAAGGCCGCCAACCAAGGAACAGGTCGCCACATTCGCGGAGGCTCATCCTGATTTGAAAGAGGCCCTGCAACCGGTGGTCCGTGCTGCGAACCCGGGATTGGCCGTTTTTCGCTTGAACAATTTGTATGAAGAAATCGGGGAAGAACACCCCGAACTCAAAGAGGTGATGCCGGCCGAGATTGATCTGCAGAAGCTGCGCCGCTTTGCTGAAAATGTGATCGAGACTCGCTTGGAACGCGTTCCCGGTGTCGCCGACGCCGAGGTCTACGGCGGCATGGAAGAGGAATTGCAGGTCGTCGTCGATCCCGCGCGGTTGGCTGCACGGCAACTTACGATCGATGACGTGCGCCGTGTTTTGCAATCACAAAATCAAGACACCTCGGGTGGCGACCTGTGGGAAGGCAAACGCCGCTGGGTGGTCCGCACGCTGGGCCAGTTTCGCAGCCCCGAACAGGTGGGAAATCAATTATTAGCTGTGCGCGACGGCATGCCGGTTTACATTCGCGACGTGGCCGAAGTGGCTGTGGGCTACAAAAAACCGACCAGCATTTCGCGACGCTACGGCGTTTCGAGTAACGGGCTGAGTGTCCAGCGACAAACCGGCGCCAACGTGTTGGAAGTCATGCAAGGGCTGCGTGAGGCGACGGTGGAATTGAACGAGGGAGTACTCAAGCACCGCAATTTGGAGTTGTATCAATACTACGACGAAACGACTTATATCAACGCCGCTATCAGTCGCGTGCAGCAAAATATTTTCATCGGTGGTGCACTGACGATGATCGTGTTGATGCTGTTCTTGCATCGCGGCTTACGGACGATGTTGTTGATGCCGTTGATCGCGGCGACCGCTATGGCGGCCGCCTACATCTCCCCCTGGTATGCGCTGTTGTGCTTGGCTCTGATTGTCGGCGCCGGATTTTGGTACGCCCGCGGCGCGCTGATTGTGGGCTTGGCGATACCTATCAGTATCGTCGGCACATTTTTACTGCTGGGAATTGCGGGCCGGTCGCTGAATGTGATTAGTCTGGCGGGGATGTCCTTTGCTGTGGGGATGTTGGTCGACAATGCTGTCGTGGTCTTGGAAAACATTCACCGCCGCTTTCAGCTGGGCGAATCAGCGATGACCGCCGCTGCCCGCGGGACACAAGAGGTTTGGGGCGCCGTCGTCGCTTCGACATTGACCACCATCGCCGTTTTTCTGCCGGTCGTGTTTGTCGAAGAAATGTCCGGTCAACTGTTCCGCGACATCGCTTTGGCGATCAGTTTTGCGGTGGGGTTGTCGCTCATCGTTTCGTTTACCGTGATTCCCACAGCGGCGTCGCGATTATTCCGCGTTGGTGGTGAAAAGAGACACGAACAGGATTCCAGCAACAACAACCTAAACGGCAATGGTCACAAAGCGCAAGGAGCAAAGGCACGCTCCGCAGCGAGTTCTGTTCGCAAGGTCTCTGGAATCCTCGGCAAATTTGGCACGCTGTTTGTCGAGATGATCGTGGGCATCAACCGTTGGATTCAGCATAGCAAGATACGCTCTGTGGCTGTGGTGTTGCTGTTGTTGGGCGTCTCCATCGCGTTGAGTTACCAATTTTGGCCCAAGGTCGAATATCTGCCCGGCGGAAATCGCAATTTCGTCTTCATGTTCATCTCGCCCCCGCCTGGATACAACATGGACCAACTGTTGGAAATGGGGACGCAGATCGAAGAGGAGTTGCAGCCTTACTGGGATCTTGACGAAGAGGGGATGAACGACAAGAACAGCGAATATCCCGGCATCAATTATTATTTCTACGTCGTGCGGGGCCGACGGGTATTCATGGGGGCTCGCTCAGCGGATCCCAAGCGGGTTCACGAATTGATTCCGCTGCTCAAAAAAGTCGGATCGAAATTCCCCGGCACGATCGGCGTCGCCAAGCAGTCTAGCTTGTTCGAGCGGGGCATCACCGGCGGACGAACGATCGATGTCGAAATCACCGGCCCCGACCTGAAGGAACTGGTCACAATGGGCCAAAAGGTGCTGGGGCAGGTCAAACAAATCATGCCCGAGGCCCAAGCTTTACCGCAACCGAGTCTGGACTTGTCCAGCCCGGAAATTCACCTTGAGCCTCGACTGGTGGAAGCGGCCGAAATGGGAGTCACGGCACAGGAGTTGGGCTATACGGTCAATTCTCTTGTCGACGGGGCCTATGCCGGGGACTATTTCGTCGGCGGTGAAAAAATTGATGTGACGATCATGGGGAGCAACTCGACCGAAACGCACACACACGATTTGGCGTCGCTGCCCATTGCCACACCGACGGGGCAATTGGTCCCGTTGGGGGCGCTCGCAGATATCACATTGCAAAGCGGTCCCGAACAGATCAATCGTCGTGAACGCCTGCGTGCGATTACGATCCAAGTTTCTCCGCCGCCGGAAATTCCTTTGGAGGAAGCCCGGGAACGGATCGAACAAGAAATCGTCAATCCGATCCTGAGCGAAATTGCCGTCGATGGCGAGTACATGATTAACATCTCCGGAACGGCCGACAAATTGGAGGAAACCTGGGAGGCGCTCAAATGGAACCTCGCGCTGGCGCTGGCGATTACCTACTTGCTCATGGCGGCGCTGTTCGAGTCCTGGTTGTATCCCTTTGTGATCATCCTGACCGTGCCGCTGGGAGCGGTCGGTGGATTGTTGGGGCTGCGGTTTCTCAATGTGTTTATCTTGCAACCGCTGGATGTTCTGACGATGCTGGGCTTCATCATTCTGATTGGTACGGTTGTCAACAACGCAATTTTAATCGTGCACCAATCGCTGCATCATATGCGCGTCGAAGGCATGACGCCCAAGGAGGCCATTCCTGAAAGCGTGCGGAACCGGATCCGGCCAATTTTCATTACAACCATGACGACCGTGTTGGGTTTGTTGCCGTTAGTACTGTTTCCCGGCGAAGGGAGCGAGCTGTATCGGGGGCTGGGGAGCGTGGTGCTCGGCGGGTTATTGGTCTCGACGATCTTCACACTAATCCTGGTGCCGACGGTCTTCACGTTGACGTTGGGAGTGAAGCAATACATCGTCGATTTCCCCAACAGACGTAAACGCGTCTTGGCAGCACCCGGCGTTGCGATCGACGCAGATTCGAATCGGGACCTTGAAAAAACCGTCGAGCAGCCCGAACCGGAACCAGCCGTCGAAGCTGACGTTTAA
- a CDS encoding 3-keto-disaccharide hydrolase, with translation MRSVLWVSAFLIVFPATSMAADKFPTMTDLSQVDADFAFQGEYTGTITTGPSQWESVGLQVVALGDGQFSAMLYSGGLPGAGWDRREHPKYTGGLEGNQVVFSSYPTRIAVNGSQAVITDDRYPSFEQGQLAKTYRCSPTMGAPAPYNATVLFDGTNTDHFDGGRMTDDGLLIEGTQLKDRYKNFKLHAEFRLPYMPSARDQARANSGLYLQSRYEVQILDSFGLDPVYNNCGALYKQRPADLNMCLPPLTWQTYDIDFAAPKFDAHGKKIQNARITVRLNGVPVHNDVEILAKTGAGKPEGPDPLPIKIQDHSNPVRFRNIWVVDYGNNPPPQTQPSEQWYLNDCDCWVTICE, from the coding sequence GTGCGATCTGTCCTATGGGTCTCGGCGTTTTTGATCGTTTTTCCGGCGACTTCGATGGCAGCCGACAAATTTCCGACGATGACCGACCTCAGTCAAGTGGATGCGGACTTCGCCTTTCAAGGGGAGTACACCGGAACTATCACGACGGGACCTTCGCAATGGGAGTCGGTCGGGCTACAGGTCGTTGCTTTGGGGGACGGGCAATTCTCCGCCATGCTGTATTCGGGCGGGTTGCCGGGTGCCGGCTGGGACCGTCGCGAACATCCCAAATACACCGGCGGTCTGGAAGGCAATCAGGTCGTCTTCTCCTCCTATCCCACGCGGATCGCCGTCAACGGTAGTCAAGCGGTGATCACTGATGATCGCTATCCCTCCTTTGAGCAAGGGCAATTGGCGAAGACCTACCGCTGCAGCCCTACGATGGGGGCCCCCGCGCCGTATAACGCCACGGTCCTGTTTGACGGCACAAATACCGATCATTTCGATGGGGGCCGGATGACTGATGACGGCTTGCTGATCGAAGGGACGCAACTGAAGGACCGCTACAAGAATTTCAAACTGCATGCGGAGTTTCGTTTGCCCTATATGCCCTCCGCACGAGACCAAGCACGGGCCAATAGCGGACTTTACCTCCAGAGTCGTTACGAGGTTCAGATTCTCGACTCCTTTGGACTCGATCCGGTCTACAACAATTGCGGCGCGCTATATAAACAGCGTCCGGCTGATTTGAACATGTGCCTGCCGCCACTGACGTGGCAGACGTATGACATCGACTTCGCCGCTCCCAAGTTTGACGCCCACGGCAAAAAGATTCAAAACGCGCGGATCACCGTCCGACTCAACGGCGTGCCGGTGCATAACGATGTCGAGATCCTCGCCAAGACCGGAGCCGGGAAACCAGAAGGTCCCGATCCGTTGCCGATCAAAATTCAGGACCACAGCAACCCGGTTCGGTTTCGCAATATCTGGGTCGTCGATTACGGCAACAATCCTCCGCCGCAGACTCAACCCAGCGAGCAATGGTATCTGAACGATTGTGATTGTTGGGTTACGATTTGTGAATAA
- a CDS encoding glycerophosphodiester phosphodiesterase, which translates to MPMMPRFRYIASLTVLAVVSTILAPPSDAEDRVQSRPLIVAHRGASHDAPENTLAAFRLAWEKGADVIEGDFYLTSDGHIVCIHDGTTKKTAGVELDVAKSTLAELRQLDVGRWKDERFAGERIPTIEEVLSIVPEGKAILIEVKCGPEIVPQLKAALAASPLKPEQTIVIAFDDKVVAATKQQIPGIKAYWLTGFKKKKLGRGFKPSPAKVMATLKRIGADGLDTHANEQVIDAEFVKMLRDAGMEFHTWTVNDPAVAARFRELGVDSITTDRPAFLREELSKLPQPVPSGNAP; encoded by the coding sequence ATGCCCATGATGCCTCGGTTTCGCTACATCGCTTCACTAACGGTTCTTGCCGTGGTCTCCACGATCCTAGCACCTCCGTCCGACGCAGAAGACCGTGTGCAGTCACGGCCGCTGATCGTTGCGCATCGCGGCGCTTCACACGATGCACCGGAAAACACACTAGCTGCATTTCGGCTGGCATGGGAAAAAGGAGCCGATGTCATTGAGGGGGATTTTTACCTCACCTCCGACGGGCACATCGTCTGTATTCATGATGGCACGACTAAAAAGACCGCGGGTGTTGAACTCGACGTTGCAAAGTCCACGCTCGCGGAATTGCGCCAATTGGATGTCGGCCGTTGGAAGGATGAGCGATTTGCCGGTGAGCGGATTCCCACCATCGAAGAAGTCCTGTCCATCGTCCCGGAGGGCAAGGCGATTCTCATTGAGGTGAAATGCGGTCCGGAGATCGTGCCCCAGCTCAAAGCCGCGCTGGCTGCTTCGCCACTCAAGCCCGAACAGACGATCGTGATCGCGTTCGACGACAAAGTGGTGGCCGCCACGAAGCAGCAGATTCCCGGCATCAAGGCGTATTGGCTGACCGGTTTTAAAAAGAAGAAGCTGGGACGCGGGTTCAAGCCATCTCCCGCAAAGGTCATGGCAACGCTCAAGCGGATTGGCGCCGACGGATTGGACACGCATGCCAATGAGCAGGTCATTGATGCCGAGTTTGTGAAAATGCTTCGCGACGCCGGCATGGAGTTCCACACCTGGACGGTGAACGATCCGGCCGTTGCTGCCCGATTTCGCGAGCTGGGGGTCGATTCGATCACGACGGATCGCCCGGCCTTCTTGCGCGAGGAGTTGAGCAAGCTCCCACAGCCGGTTCCTTCGGGAAATGCGCCTTAA
- the argJ gene encoding bifunctional glutamate N-acetyltransferase/amino-acid acetyltransferase ArgJ: MTDQIPLPRGFRVAGVACGIKSDPGKLDLALFVSETPCAAAGVFTQNLVHGAPVKVSRERVPAATARAVVINSGNSNACTGERGMDDAERMTELVAAELGCESQSVLVCSTGVIGHFLPFEKIAAGIPQVAAQLQPESASLVQAAQAIMTTDTFHKLATRTIMVGETEVTVTGVAKGAAMIGPNMATMLSVIMTDAALSPETTDAMLRHAVDRSFNCISVEGHTSTSDTVILLANAAAGGAMDETAGDALQQAFDEVAAELAQLIIRDAEGADHIITIDVAGLATREDAFRIAKTVADSVLVKTAVTGADPNWGRIVSAVGYAGVTLREEDITLRLNDTLLYEQGSPVSYDEAAVSQSMRDNREVHIDLICGSGESAVRYWTSDLTAEYVRLNSEYTT, from the coding sequence GTGACTGATCAAATTCCCTTGCCCCGCGGATTTCGCGTTGCCGGAGTTGCTTGCGGGATTAAGAGCGACCCTGGCAAATTGGACTTGGCGCTGTTTGTCTCCGAGACCCCGTGTGCGGCGGCGGGGGTGTTTACGCAAAATCTTGTGCATGGTGCGCCGGTGAAGGTCTCCCGCGAACGGGTGCCTGCGGCGACGGCGCGTGCCGTGGTGATCAACTCGGGCAACTCCAATGCTTGCACCGGTGAACGCGGGATGGACGATGCGGAGCGGATGACGGAATTGGTGGCTGCTGAACTCGGTTGTGAATCGCAAAGCGTGCTGGTTTGCTCGACAGGGGTGATCGGACATTTTCTGCCGTTTGAAAAAATCGCCGCCGGCATTCCGCAAGTGGCGGCGCAACTCCAACCGGAATCCGCATCGCTCGTGCAAGCCGCGCAGGCGATCATGACGACCGATACGTTTCACAAACTCGCCACCCGGACAATCATGGTGGGAGAGACCGAAGTCACCGTCACTGGTGTCGCCAAGGGAGCGGCGATGATTGGGCCGAACATGGCGACGATGTTGTCGGTGATCATGACCGATGCGGCGCTGTCGCCCGAAACCACCGATGCGATGTTGCGGCACGCAGTCGATCGCAGTTTCAACTGCATCAGCGTCGAAGGGCATACCAGCACCAGTGATACGGTGATCTTGTTAGCCAACGCCGCTGCCGGTGGAGCGATGGATGAGACAGCCGGGGACGCATTGCAACAAGCGTTTGATGAGGTTGCGGCCGAGTTGGCGCAGTTGATCATTCGCGATGCGGAAGGCGCCGACCACATCATTACGATCGACGTCGCCGGTTTAGCAACCCGCGAAGATGCGTTTCGCATTGCCAAGACGGTCGCTGACAGCGTGTTGGTGAAGACAGCGGTGACCGGCGCCGATCCCAACTGGGGCCGCATCGTTTCCGCCGTCGGTTACGCCGGTGTCACCTTGCGCGAGGAAGATATCACGCTGCGCCTCAATGACACACTGCTCTACGAACAAGGTTCGCCTGTCTCATACGACGAAGCAGCCGTGTCGCAGTCGATGCGCGACAATCGGGAAGTCCACATTGATTTGATTTGCGGCAGCGGCGAGTCCGCGGTGCGGTACTGGACCAGCGATCTCACGGCGGAGTATGTGCGGCTCAATTCGGAGTACACAACGTAA